One genomic region from Anomalospiza imberbis isolate Cuckoo-Finch-1a 21T00152 chromosome 28, ASM3175350v1, whole genome shotgun sequence encodes:
- the DMTN gene encoding dematin, with the protein MERLQKQPLTSPGSVCSSRGSSVPGSPSSIVAKMDNEVLGYKDLAAIPKDKAILDIERPDLMIYEPHFTYSLMEHVELPRSRERSLSPKSMSPPPSPEVIREWLESRPPSSTPVPPSRQGAAPTRSSVQHFHRPETDTTELNIYKKPPIYRQKDHHSSAHHGKHLIEDLIIESSKFPAAQPPDPNQPAKIETDYWPCPPSLAVVETEWRRRMASKRGEEEDEDLTEEMKNLRELQRQELSKVTSNLGKLILKEEMEKSLPIRRKTRSLPDRTPFHTSLHTSSKSSSLPASGRSTLTRLQSAEFGSAGSEKGSPALQNGQRGRMDRGNSLPSMLEQKIYPYEMLMVTNRGRVKLPPGVDRTRLERHLSPEDFLKVFEMPPEEFGKLALWKRNELKKKAFLF; encoded by the exons ATGGAAAGACTGCAGAAG cAGCCACTGACCTCCCCTGGGAGCGTCTGCTCTTCCCGCGGATCCAGCGTTCCTGGCTCTCCCTCCAGCATCGTG gCCAAAATGGACAACGAGGTCCTGGGCTACAAGGACCTGGCTGCCATCCCCAAGGACAAAGCGATCCTGGACATCGAACGCCCCGACCTGATGATCTACGAACCCCATTTCACCTACTCGCTGATGGAGCACGTGGAGCTGCCCCGGAGCCGGGAG CGCTCCCTGTCTCCCAAATCCATGTCTCCTCCTCCGTCCCCGGAG GTGATCCGGGAGTGGCTGGAGAGCCGgccccccagcagcaccccGGTGCCCCCCTCGCGCCAGGGCGCTGCCCCCACCCGCAGCAGCGTCCAGCACTTCCACCGACCCG agACTGACACGACAGAGCTCAACATCTACAAGAAGCCCCCGATCTACCGGCAGAAAG ACCACCATTCCAGTGCCCACCACGGGAAGCATCTCATCGAGGACCTGATCATCGAATCCTCCAAATTCCCGGCGGCGCAGCCCCCGGATCCCAACCAGCCCGCCAAGATCGAGACCGACTACTGGCCCTGCCCGCCGTCGCTGGCCGTCGTGG AGACGGAGTGGAGGAGGCGGATGGCGTCCAagagaggggaggaggaggatgaggatctGACGGAGGAGATGAAGAACCTGCGGGAGCTCCAGcggcaggagctgagcaag GTCACCTCCAACCTCGGGAAGCTGATCCTGAAGGAGGAGATGGAGAAGTCGCTCCCGATCCGGAGGAAAACCCGCTCTCTGCCGGACCGGACGCCTTTCCACACGT CCCTCCACACGAGCTCCAAGAGCTCCTCCCTCCCCGCCTCCGGCCGGAGCACCCTCACCCGG CTGCAGTCGGCAGAGTTTGGCTCGGCGGGGAGCgagaaaggcagccctg CCCTGCAG AACGGCCAGCGCGGGCGCATGGACAGAGGGAACTCCCTGCCCAGCATGCTGGAGCAGAAG ATCTACCCCTATGAGATGCTGATGGTGACGAACCGAGGCCGCGTGAAGCTCCCGCCCGGCGTGGACAGGACCAGGCTGGAG CGCCACCTGTCCCCCGAGGACTTCCTGAAAGTGTTCGAGATGCCGCCGGAGGAGTTCGGCAAGCTGGCCCTGTGGAAGCGCAACGAGCTGAAGAAGAAAGCCTTCCTCTTCTGA